Proteins co-encoded in one Pelobates fuscus isolate aPelFus1 chromosome 5, aPelFus1.pri, whole genome shotgun sequence genomic window:
- the FER gene encoding tyrosine-protein kinase Fer isoform X4, translating into MGFGGELRFSHDALLKLQDWELRLLETVKKFMVLRIKSDKDYASTLQNLCNQVDKENAPQLDYISNVSKSWLHMVQQTEQLSKIMKAHAEELYAGPLQRLSIMIKDKQQVKKSYNSIHQQIEAEMCKVTKTELEKLKSSYRQLTKEVNTAKEKFKEAVTKAPTYSAE; encoded by the exons ATGGGGTTTGGTGGAGAGCTCCGATTTTCACACGATGCTTTGCTAAAACTGCAAGACTGGGAGCTGCGCCTCTTGGAAACTGTGAAGAAATTCATGGttttgagaattaaaagtgacaaAGACTATGCATCCACTTTGCAAAACCTCTGTAACCAGGTCGACAAGGAGAATGCACCTCAATTAGATTACATCAGCAATGTATCCAAG TCATGGCTGCACATGGTACAGCAGACAGAACAGCTAAGCAAAATAATGAAGGCTCACGCAGAAGAACTGTACGCTGGACCGCTCCAACGTCTTTCCATCATGATCAAAGACAAACAGCAAGTTAAGAAGAGTTACAATAGTATCCATCAGCAAATAGAGGCAGAGATGTGCAAG GTTACAAAAACGGAACTGGAAAAATTGAAATCAAGTTACAGGCAATTAACAAAAGAAGTGAACACTGCCAAGGAAAAGTTTAAGGAAGCCGTTACAAAAG